The genome window CAAATCGCCAGGGCTAAAAAGCCCAGCACAAAGTAGGGGAACGATTTCAGCATCTGTTCCTTCATGGACAACTGTTGTTCTGTGCTGCCGGATTTTTTACTTTCACGCAGTACCCAAATGACTGCCGCCATAGCCACAAAAATCAACATGGTTGTGCGAACCAGCTTCACCACAACCGCCAATTGGCCGCCGGTCATGCCGCTGATGCCAACCGCACCTTGCATCAAGCCGTCATATGTGACACCGGCTGCTGTGACGCTGGCCGTATCGCTGATTGCCAA of Negativicutes bacterium contains these proteins:
- a CDS encoding putative sulfate exporter family transporter, producing the protein LAISDTASVTAAGVTYDGLMQGAVGISGMTGGQLAVVVKLVRTTMLIFVAMAAVIWVLRESKKSGSTEQQLSMKEQMLKSFPYFVLGFLALAICKTFGLIPASVAPWLSKGNKFLITMALVGVGYKIKIKELFQKGLRPILLGGCTWLAVAVTTLIYTLTMM